From the genome of Vulgatibacter sp.:
TGCAGGAACTCCAGCACCAGCGCCTTGTGTGATTCGCGGGCCGGGGTGAACCGGGGGCGACCCGCGGCGACGCGCTCCTTCGCCCGGTGGAGCAGCTGGCGGCAGGCAGCCTCGCTGCGGCCGAGGCTCGCGGCGATCTCGGCGAAGTCGGCGTCGAAGGCCTCGCGGAGCAGGAAGACCGCCCGCTCGAGGGGCGAGAGCCGCTCGAGCACGAGGAGGAAGGCGATCGAGACCGACTCCGCCGTGGAGAGCCGGTCGCCGGGCTCGATCGCGTCCGGGAGATCCGGCGTGGGGATCGGCTCCGGCAGGCAGGGGCCGACGTAGACCTCGCGGCGGCGCGCAGCGGAGCCGGCGCGATCGAGGCAGAGCCTGGTGAGCACCGTGGTGAGCCAGGCCGCTGGCGAGTCGGGCGTGGCCCCGGTCCGGTGCAGGGTGGCGAAGGCCTCCTGCACCACGTCTTCCGCATCGGCAGCGCTGCCGAGCATGCGGTAGGCCAGCGCGAAGAGCCGCGGCCTCTCTTCCTCGTACGTCTTCATCGCGGCAGCAGCCTTTCACGCAGCGGAGCGCCATGCTGCAGCGGGGGTCGCGGCCAGCGATAGAGTCCCGGCAGCCGCTGCTCCCACTCCAGCGCGCCCACGGAGAGGCGGCAGACCCGCTCCTTGATCCACGCGCCGGTCCTGCCCCGGAAGAAGCGGGGCAGCGCCCGATCCCACGGATCGACGGTCTGGACGAGCCCCTGCCTCCGCCCCAGGGAGAGGCATTGGACGAGGAAGCGGAAGCGGAACGCGTCGGCCTCCTTGCCCCGCAGCCGCGCGACGATCGAGTCGGCGGCGTGGGCGCCCATCGGCATCGCGGTGACGCAGCCCATGCGCAGGTGCGCGCTCCCCTCGACCCGGGCCACGTCACCCGCAGCGAAGCTCCGCGGATCGGATCGGCTGCGGAGCGAGGCGTCGACGAGGATCTGGCCGGAGGGCGCCGCCGCCAGATCGGCGTCGTAGGCGATCGGGTGGGGAACGAAGCCGCCGCACCAGACCGCCCTGCCGGCGATCGTCTCGCCGTCCGCGAGGTGGACGGCGTCCCGCTCGATCACGGCGACCCGCGTCTCCTCGCGCAGCCGCACGCCCAGGGCGCGGAGGACGCCCACCGCGTACGCCCTGGCTGCGGGCGCGTGGTCGGGGAGCACCGGGCCCGCGGTGACCAGCCGCACCACGTGGCCGCGCTCCGCCAGCTCCGCCGCCGTCTCGACCGCGGTCAGACCGCCGCCGACGACGACCAGCGGGGCGAGGTTGCCGCTGGCGACGTGGGCCGCCATCCGCTCCGCCGCTTCCTCGTCGCAGGGCGAGAGGGCGTGTTCGGCTGCGCCGGCGATGCGCTCCCAGTCGGTGCGGCTGCCCGTCGCCACCAGCGCCAGGTCGAAGGGCACGGAGCCGCCGTCCAGGCGGACGGTGCCGGCGCTGCGGTCGATCCCCTCGACCCGCCCGACGCGAATCGTCACGCCGGCCCTGCCGAGGAGTCGCTGGAGCGGGATCCTGCGGGGTGCCGAGCCAGCCACCCGCTCGTGCAGGCGGATGCGCTCGGTGAAATGGGGCCGGTCGCTGATCAGCTCGACCCTGGTCCCGGCAGGCGCTCTGCCGGCGATCCGCTGTGCAGCGAGAATCCCTGCGTACCCGCCGCCGAGCACCACGACCCTGTCCTGTTTCATCACGGCCTCCTTCACGACTGTGACGAAGCAGCGCCGCGCCTTGTGACATGGGGCGCTATTCGCCTTCCCAGTAGTCCAGGCCGAGCTCCTCGCGGGAGACGAAGCGGAGGTGGCGTGGCTCGCCATCGGGCCCGGCGGGGCCCTGGGCGAGAAAGCCGAATTTGCCGGTGTCGGGGTACTCGACCAGCTCGGCCTGCGCCTCCGAGCTCACCGCGAAGATCTTGAGCTCGGCCTGCGAGGTGTTGACGATCTGGTGCGCCGTCTCCTTGCCCCCCGGCGGGCAGGCGAGCACGTCGCCCTGGCGCAGGGGGTAGCGCTCGCTGCCGATGCGCACCTCGCCCTCCCCCTCGAGCACGAGGAAGAGCTCCTCCTTCACCCAATGGTTGTGGAAGGGGAACGCCGCCTTGCCCGGGGCGATGACGGTGAGGTTGTAGCCGAGCTTTTTTGCCCCGAGGCGGGGCGCGATGCGGGCCATCTTCGCCCCGTAGCGCTCCGGTCCGGGGAAGGGGGGCGACTCGAGCTCCAGCTGGTCGAGATTGAGGATCGGTCGGTTCACGGCGGCTCCTTTCAGTTGGCACGCAGCAAGGTATAGCCGGGGATCGCGGCGAGATCGGTTCCTCCAACGCCGTCCCGCCCCGGCAGCCCCTCCCTGAATCCTTCCGGCAGCTGGATCGTCTGAAGGGCTGGAGGACGCAGTCATGGGTCCCAGGCGCATTCTGGTGGTGGAAGACGACGGCTCGATCACCGAGGTACTCGGCGATCTGCTCCGGAGCGAGGGCTACCGGGTCGAGACGGCGGAGGATGGCCAGGCGGGCCTCTCCGCCATCCTGCGGCAGCCACCCGACCTCCTCCTGCTCGACGTGATGATGCCGCGGATGTCCGGCCCCGAGCTGCTCGTGCAGCTCCGGGCGTTGGGACTGGACCGCTTCCCGGTGGTGCTGATGAGCGCGGCGCCGCCGCCGGATCACGTGGCACTCGGCGCCGCCGCCTTCGTGGCCAAACCCTTCGACCTCGACGAAGTGGTCGCCCTGGTCGAGCGCCTCGCCGGCCCCGCCCTCGCCAGCGCCTGTTGAACGTGCCTGCAGCCCCCGTCCCGCGACGAAAACGCCCGCCACGGCAAGGGCCGGGCGGGCGTCGTTCGTGCGGCAGCGTCGCCGTCAGAGCGTGTCGTAGAAGACCGTGGCCTCGAGGCGCGCGCCGCTGAAGGGCGGGAAGTCGCGGCAGACGCCGCCGACGCATTTGATGCCGCCGCGCTGCGAACCCACGACCGCACGGACGTCGGCCCAGTCGACGGCCTCCCAGGTGACGATCCCGGCGAGGAAGTTCTGCTGCACGTCGGGGCGCAGTGTGTCGTAGCCGATCTCCACCATCACCGAGCCGAGGTGCGCCCGGTCGAGGCCGATGAAGGTGCTGCCCCGGATGTAGTCGCGGCCACCCTCGTTCCCGACCACCGCCACGTCCGCCGTGTACCGCGATTCGTGGTTGATGGTGAGGTGGGTCGCCCACCCGCCGCCGATCGACTGCACCCAGTCGGTCTCGCCGTGGACCATGCGCTTGAACGGCTCGCTCGCCGCCTCTTCGGTCTCCTGCCGGTAGCCGCCGCTGGC
Proteins encoded in this window:
- a CDS encoding NAD(P)/FAD-dependent oxidoreductase, whose protein sequence is MKQDRVVVLGGGYAGILAAQRIAGRAPAGTRVELISDRPHFTERIRLHERVAGSAPRRIPLQRLLGRAGVTIRVGRVEGIDRSAGTVRLDGGSVPFDLALVATGSRTDWERIAGAAEHALSPCDEEAAERMAAHVASGNLAPLVVVGGGLTAVETAAELAERGHVVRLVTAGPVLPDHAPAARAYAVGVLRALGVRLREETRVAVIERDAVHLADGETIAGRAVWCGGFVPHPIAYDADLAAAPSGQILVDASLRSRSDPRSFAAGDVARVEGSAHLRMGCVTAMPMGAHAADSIVARLRGKEADAFRFRFLVQCLSLGRRQGLVQTVDPWDRALPRFFRGRTGAWIKERVCRLSVGALEWEQRLPGLYRWPRPPLQHGAPLRERLLPR
- a CDS encoding response regulator transcription factor — its product is MGPRRILVVEDDGSITEVLGDLLRSEGYRVETAEDGQAGLSAILRQPPDLLLLDVMMPRMSGPELLVQLRALGLDRFPVVLMSAAPPPDHVALGAAAFVAKPFDLDEVVALVERLAGPALASAC
- a CDS encoding cupin domain-containing protein, yielding MNRPILNLDQLELESPPFPGPERYGAKMARIAPRLGAKKLGYNLTVIAPGKAAFPFHNHWVKEELFLVLEGEGEVRIGSERYPLRQGDVLACPPGGKETAHQIVNTSQAELKIFAVSSEAQAELVEYPDTGKFGFLAQGPAGPDGEPRHLRFVSREELGLDYWEGE
- the sigJ gene encoding RNA polymerase sigma factor SigJ, with product MKTYEEERPRLFALAYRMLGSAADAEDVVQEAFATLHRTGATPDSPAAWLTTVLTRLCLDRAGSAARRREVYVGPCLPEPIPTPDLPDAIEPGDRLSTAESVSIAFLLVLERLSPLERAVFLLREAFDADFAEIAASLGRSEAACRQLLHRAKERVAAGRPRFTPARESHKALVLEFLQASRSGDVDGLKRLLSEDVELVGDGGGKVTAARNVLVGTERVARFLAGVAERAAGLSYAIGWVNGELAFTLRDEAGVIAVTVLSLAPSGDRIARIQSVLNPDKLRSFGSIGEGSIA